One genomic segment of Sminthopsis crassicaudata isolate SCR6 chromosome 2, ASM4859323v1, whole genome shotgun sequence includes these proteins:
- the ORM1 gene encoding alpha-1-acid glycoprotein 1: MTLGWTLFFLSFAPLLMCQQPDCISVTSAFNDTILDQLSGKWYYVASVFEFLPYKEESQSIQSSFFYLIPNKTEDTILAKEYNTIGDKCVYQDFELPFNRTNGTIFKIDSTQKHAAQVALTQDLNTLYFVYLSNEKVLPGMALCVRTQKASEEQLKEFQKMAKCLGYQEEEFLFTDASKDKCESLEKEHNQKERKEAKDEFRTEELS; the protein is encoded by the exons ATGACTCTCGGCTGGACCCTTTTCTTCCTGAGCTTTGCACCTCTGCTCATGTGTCAACAGCCAGACTGCATCAGTGTGACTTCAGCCTTCAATGACACTATCCTAGACCAG TTGTCTGGAAAGTGGTACTACGTTGCCTCCGTATTTGAATTCCTTCCATACAAAGAAGAGTCCCAGAGTATCCAGTCATCTTTCTTCTACTTGATCCCCAATAAGACCGAAGACACAATTCTAGCAAAAGAGTACAATACCAT TGGTGACAAGTGTGTGTATCAGGACTTTGAGCTCCCCTTCAACAGAACCAATGGGACCATTTTTAAGATTG ACTCAACTCAGAAGCATGCTGCCCAAGTTGCACTGACCCAGGACCTGAATACCTTGTATTTTGTCTACCTTTCAAATGAAAAAGTTCTTCCAGGAATGGCTCTTTGTG TTCGGACCCAGAAAGCCTCTGAAGAGCAGTTGAAAGAATTCCAAAAGATGGCCAAGTGCCTGGGCTACCAAGAAGAGGAGTTTTTGTTCACGGATGCAAGCAAG GATAAGTGTGAGTCGTTGGAGAAGGAGCACAatcagaaggagagaaaggaagccaaggatgaattcagaacagaagagcTCTCCTAG